The DNA sequence GCCACTTAAGAGCTATATGGGCAAGGATTTCCTGAGATGCCTTTGCAACCCTAGCTAGGACAGTGGATGTGGGCAAGGCCTTTGATAGGCAGATAAGCCGCAAATGTTTCTACTAACAGGAGGAGAGTAACATCAGGAATGTCTGGTGCTAAttttttcagatttgaaaataagataAGTGTATTCCATACACTCACCTACTGGAATGAGGGCTGCTTTGTCAATGCCATCTGGGTCTTTTTCCTCGCATGTGTGTTTCATTTGCAGCATTAGTCTCCCATTGGCTGAGGGAAACAGTTTAACAATGGCCAAACCTCTGgagactttctttcttttgaagagATGGTGTTGATCCTGTCTATCGCTGCATCAAGACAGTGCTTAAACAGAAGTACAGGCAGGGGGAGTGGACTCAAACTCAGCATCGTTGTACAGAGTGAACAAAGGCTCTTTTACATCACTCATGAGTTTTAGGGGAACACCATGGCATTTAAAAGAATGTAAGTTTAGCACAGTTTCAACAACAGAAAAGCAGGAGAGGCCTGTCTGAGCACTGTTCTTTGCTTTGTGCATCTTGCAAGCTAGGTTTCTTTAAGGATGTAGTTTTCTTAAGCGGCTTGGTATCTCCCACCAAGCCTTTACCTCCATCTGTGACCCTCTCGTACAGTAGCTTTTGTGTATGCAGAAACATAATCACTTGCTCTTATTTTGGAGTTGTCTGGGTTATGCTGTTTACTTGTCACAATGCAGAAATGCAGCTAATTATTCCAAAGGACCTCAAATCTAAATACATATTTGGAAATATTACGTTGTGCAATGGCCTTTGATGGCATCAATGTGTCGACTCAAGACTTTCAGGCAGCAAAGGTTGTTACCTACCCAGATACTATGTTCTGAGAGCAATAGAAGGAAGTTTCACCAATAATGGTGATGGGAGCCATTGGTGGTTGGAGCTGAAGAGGTGGCATGCATCTACATTTCCCTTGGCTTACAAAATGTTAGTTGCCAGTCCTTTCTTTCCCAATTCATACTGATGTGTCCCTCTTCTCTTCGCAGATATGCCACCACTGCTGCCAATGGACCTCAAAGGAGAACCTGGACCTCCTGGAAAGCCTGGCCAAAGAGGACCTCCTGGCCCACCTGGCTACCCTGGGAAACCCGGCATTGGCAAACCAGGGCTCCATGGCCAACCAGGCCCTGCAGGTCCACCTGGCTTTTCTGGCATTGGCAAACCAGGCATCCCAGGGCTCCCTGGCAAGGCAGGTATGAAAGGGATGCCTGGAATTAATGGTGAGCCGGGCATGAGAGGAGACCAAGGGCCACGAGGCTTGCCAGGCCCTCCAGGAGTGCCTGGACCAGCTGGCATTTCTGTGAACGGAAAGCCAGGCCCAACAGGAAGCCCAGGCCTGCCAGGATTCCGGGGGGAGCCTGGCGCCAAAGGAGAGCCCGGTCCCCGTGGTGAGCGTGGCATGAAGGGTGAAAATGGAGTTGGGAAGCCAGGGTTGATAGGGCCGCGGGGAAACGGAGGCCCTCCAGGCCCTGCAGGACCTCCAGGGCCACAGGGAATTGGAAAACCTGGACTTGATGGGTTGCCTGGTGCTCCAGGTGGCAAAGGTGAGCCAGGGCTTCCAGGAGAGCCAGGGGTCAGTGGGCAGCCTGGCCCTATGGGCCCACGTGGCCCACCAGGTGTGGATGGAATTGGTGTGCCGGGGGCAGCTGGTGTGCCTGGACTGCAAGGGCATTTGGGCCCCAAGGGAGAACCTGGTCACCGTGGCCTTCCTGGCATGCCTGGGCCTACAGGGTATGGGAAGCCTGGGCTGCCTGGCTTAAAGGGAGATCGTGGGCAACCAGGTGTGCCAGGAGTCAGTGGAGAAAAAGGGGAGCCCGGAATGGATGGAGAGCCAGGCGAAATGGGTCCCCCTGGTATCACTGGGGCCCCTGGGATTCCTGGTTCTATGGGTATGCCAGGTAAACATGGCATTCCAGGCCCTAAAGGTGAAGCTGGACCAAGTGGGCCTGCAGGGCTGCCAGGTATACGTGGGGACCAAGGGCCTAGCGGTTTTGTGGGGAAGCCAGGGATTCCTGGGGAGAGAGGATTGCCTGGACCACAAGGGATGCCTGGCCCAATGGGCCCCAAGGGGGAAGGTGGATTCGCTGGTCTCCCTGGGGTCCCAGGGATTACAGGGCCCATAGGCCCAAAGGGGGACTCGGGTATTCCAGGGCAACCAGGCCTCAGAGGCTCATCAGGGATACCAGGTCTGCAAGGCCCTTCTGGTCCAATGGGACCCCAAGGTTTACCAGGACTGAAAGGAGAGCCTGGCCTCCCAGGCCAACCAGGAAATGGCAAAGTAGGGGAGCCGGGTATTGTAGGTCCCAGTGGGCCACCAGGGGTTCCAGGAAATCCTGGATTAAATGGGCTTCCAGGACCACCAGGGCCACCTGGACCCCCAGGAGCACCCGGGATGTTTGATGAGACAGGGATTGCTGGCCTCCACTTGCCAAATGGAGGTGTAGAGGGAGCAGTTCTGGGGAATGGCAAGCCTGGGAAGCCGCAGTTTGGCCGAGGGGAACTATCTGCCCAGATGGTACCTGCCTTCACTGCCATCTTAACATCGCCATTCCCAGCCTCAGGAATGCCAGTAAAATTCGACAGGACTTTGTACAATGGTCACAATGGCTATAACCCAGTGACGGGAATCTTCACTTGTCCCATCTCTGGCATCTATTACTTTGCCTATCACGTGCACGTTAAAGGAACTAATGTCTGGGTGGCACTTTACAAAAACAACGTGCCTGCCACCTATACCTACGATGAATACAAAAAAGGCTACTTGGACCAAGCTTCTGGTAGTGCAGTGCTTGAACTCAAAGAGAACGACCAGGTCTGGATCCAAATGCCATCGGATCAAGCCAACGGTCTGTACTCCACTGAATACATCCATTCATCTTTTTCTGGATTCCTTCTCTGCCCTACATAACGGCTGTTGGGCATACCTCCTTTAATCCACTGTAGCCATAAACTTCTccgttaaaataaaaataaaaaacagtgtCACTGGGAAGATGGTGAAAACCAATGGTGTGTGGAACCATTTTGACCAAGCTGAGAAGATAATTTGAGAGAAAAaactttgctgttgttttcagtacCATCTTTGTATTCAGAATTTAGTTTACCCTAGTGACTGCACATCGACCACAGATGCTAACTTGAGGATTAGCTGCCCGTCAATTCTCTTAGGATGCACGGAAGGCATGTGATGGACAGCAGCACTTGGGGATCTGCAGGTTGTGTGACGTATCAGCTTAAGACACCACCTTCCAAATTTAGCATTTGTTCACTTTTAATCTTTCTGCTCTAAAAGTGTGATTCAAGTCAGTCAAATTGTGACAAAATGATGAATTATCAAATTGTGGAATGCTTTGCATGAGCACCTTTTACACAATGCTTACCACATCTTTAAATCATGCCATCAGAGGTATATGGGGAAAGGGATGGCAAGTGAAACATATTCCAAAGCCAGAGACTTTTGTGATCCTCTACAAAAACAGGACTCCGTAAAGTGCACATGCTTGATAGTCCCTAAGCAAATCAAGTAGCTAAATATCCATCATGAGTCAGCAGCCTAAAAAGATAGTTCTATGAACGCTGTTGTCTGGCAAACCCAGTGTAAAGTCACTGCAGATATAGGTTTAGTTGCTACTAGCTTGACTTGAGAAAG is a window from the Lacerta agilis isolate rLacAgi1 chromosome 8, rLacAgi1.pri, whole genome shotgun sequence genome containing:
- the COL8A2 gene encoding collagen alpha-2(VIII) chain isoform X2, producing the protein MLHEVTLWLLLVVGISTVTGGGAGGGYGQIKYMQPVVKGPLGPPFREGKGQYIDMPPLLPMDLKGEPGPPGKPGQRGPPGPPGYPGKPGIGKPGLHGQPGPAGPPGFSGIGKPGIPGLPGKAGMKGMPGINGEPGMRGDQGPRGLPGPPGVPGPAGISVNGKPGPTGSPGLPGFRGEPGAKGEPGPRGERGMKGENGVGKPGLIGPRGNGGPPGPAGPPGPQGIGKPGLDGLPGAPGGKGEPGLPGEPGVSGQPGPMGPRGPPGVDGIGVPGAAGVPGLQGHLGPKGEPGHRGLPGMPGPTGYGKPGLPGLKGDRGQPGVPGVSGEKGEPGMDGEPGEMGPPGITGAPGIPGSMGMPGKHGIPGPKGEAGPSGPAGLPGIRGDQGPSGFVGKPGIPGERGLPGPQGMPGPMGPKGEGGFAGLPGVPGITGPIGPKGDSGIPGQPGLRGSSGIPGLQGPSGPMGPQGLPGLKGEPGLPGQPGNGKVGEPGIVGPSGPPGVPGNPGLNGLPGPPGPPGPPGAPGMFDETGIAGLHLPNGGVEGAVLGNGKPGKPQFGRGELSAQMVPAFTAILTSPFPASGMPVKFDRTLYNGHNGYNPVTGIFTCPISGIYYFAYHVHVKGTNVWVALYKNNVPATYTYDEYKKGYLDQASGSAVLELKENDQVWIQMPSDQANGLYSTEYIHSSFSGFLLCPT
- the COL8A2 gene encoding collagen alpha-2(VIII) chain isoform X1: MKHFKTGRETTNKATMLHEVTLWLLLVVGISTVTGGGAGGGYGQIKYMQPVVKGPLGPPFREGKGQYIDMPPLLPMDLKGEPGPPGKPGQRGPPGPPGYPGKPGIGKPGLHGQPGPAGPPGFSGIGKPGIPGLPGKAGMKGMPGINGEPGMRGDQGPRGLPGPPGVPGPAGISVNGKPGPTGSPGLPGFRGEPGAKGEPGPRGERGMKGENGVGKPGLIGPRGNGGPPGPAGPPGPQGIGKPGLDGLPGAPGGKGEPGLPGEPGVSGQPGPMGPRGPPGVDGIGVPGAAGVPGLQGHLGPKGEPGHRGLPGMPGPTGYGKPGLPGLKGDRGQPGVPGVSGEKGEPGMDGEPGEMGPPGITGAPGIPGSMGMPGKHGIPGPKGEAGPSGPAGLPGIRGDQGPSGFVGKPGIPGERGLPGPQGMPGPMGPKGEGGFAGLPGVPGITGPIGPKGDSGIPGQPGLRGSSGIPGLQGPSGPMGPQGLPGLKGEPGLPGQPGNGKVGEPGIVGPSGPPGVPGNPGLNGLPGPPGPPGPPGAPGMFDETGIAGLHLPNGGVEGAVLGNGKPGKPQFGRGELSAQMVPAFTAILTSPFPASGMPVKFDRTLYNGHNGYNPVTGIFTCPISGIYYFAYHVHVKGTNVWVALYKNNVPATYTYDEYKKGYLDQASGSAVLELKENDQVWIQMPSDQANGLYSTEYIHSSFSGFLLCPT